Genomic DNA from Streptomyces sp. PCS3-D2:
GCGCAGCGCGGTGGCCCGGTCCGGCCCGTGGACGATGACCTTGGACAGCATCGGGTCGTACGTCGAGCCCACCGGCACGCCCGCCGTCAGCCCGGAGTCGGTGCGGACCGCACCGCCCGAGGGCTCCGACAGCGCCAGGACCGTGCCGCCGGACGGCAGGAAGCCGCGCGCCGGGTCCTCCGCGCAGACGCGCGCCTCGATGGCGTGCCCGGTCAGCCGGATGTCGTCCTGGGTGACTGGCAGGGCCTCGCCGGAGGCCACCCGCAGCTGGAGCTCCACCAGGTCCAGGCCGGTGATCAGCTCCGTCACCGGGTGCTCGACCTGGAGCCGGGTGTTCATCTCCATGAAGTAGTAGGAGGACGGGTCGCCGCCCGGGACGATGAACTCCACCGTGCCCGCGCCCACGTACCCGCAGGAGCGGGCCGCGTCGACGGCCGCCGCGCCCATCGCCGCCCGGGTCTTCTCGTCGAGCAGGACCGAGGGCGCCTCCTCGATGACCTTCTGGTGGCGGCGCTGCAGCGAGCACTCGCGCTCGCCCAGGTGCACCACGTTGCCGTGGGCGTCCGCCATCACCTGGATCTCGATGTGCCGGGGCCGGTCCACCCACCGCTCGACCAGCAGGGTGTCGTCGCCGAAGGACGAGCGGGCCTCGCGGCGGGCCGCCGCGATCTCCTCGGCCAGCACCGCCTCGTCCCGTACGAGCCGCATGCCCTTGCCGCCGCCGCCCGCCGAGGGCTTCAGCAGCACCGGCATGCCGATCTCCGAGGCGGCCGCGACCAGTTCGGCGTCCGAGAGGCCGCTGCCCGAGGAGCCGGGGACCACGGGCACGCCCGCCGCCTTCACCGTCTCCTTGGCGCGGATCTTGTCGCCCATGAGGGAGATGGCGCTCGCCGGCGGCCCGATGAAAGCCAGGCCCGCATCGGTGCAGGCGCGGGCGAAGGCGGCGTTCTCCGCGAGGAAGCCGTAGCCGGGGTGCACGGCCTCGGCGCCCGTCCGCTTCGCCGCGTCGAGCAGCCGCTCCACGGACAGGTAGCTCTCCGCGGCCGCCGCCGGGCCGATCCGGACGGCCGTGTCGGCCTCCCGTACGTGGCGGGCGTCCGCGTCCGCGTCGCTGAAGACGGCCACGGAGCGGATGCCGAGCTCCCGCAGGGTGCGGATGACCCGGACCGCGATCTCGCCGCGGTTCGCGACCAGAACAGTGCTGAACATCAGTGAGGTCCTCACGTCACATCACGTCACATACGGAAGATGCCGAAGCCCGGCTGCGTTTGATCCTTTTGGCCCAGCGGGGCGTTCGCGCACGCGGTCAGGGCCAGCCCCAGCACCTGCCGGGTCTCCAGCGGGTCGATGACCCCGTCGTCCCACAGCCGCGCCGTGGCGTAGTAGGCGTTGCCCTGCTCCTCGTACTGGGCGCGGACCGGGGCCTTGAAGGCCTCCTCGTCCTCGGCCGGCCACTCCTGGCCGGCGCCCTCGATCTGGTCGCGCTTGACCGTCGCGAGGACCGAGGCCGCCTGCTCGCCGCCCATGACGGAGATCTTGGCGTTGGGCCACATCCACAGGAAGCGGGGCGAGTACGCCCGGCCGCACATCGAGTAGTTGCCGGCGCCGTACGAGCCGCCGACCACCACCGTCAGCTTCGGGACCCGGGTGCAGGCCACGGCCGTCACCATCTTGGCGCCGTGCTTGGCGATGCCGCCCGCCTCGTAGTCGCGGCCGACCATGAAGCCCGAGATGTTCTGGAGGAAGAGCAGCGGGATGCCGCGCTGGTCGCACAGCTCGATGAAGTGCGCGCCCTTCTGGGCGGACTCCGCGAACAGGATGCCGTTGTTCGCGATGATCCCGACCGGGTGGCCGTGGATCCGGGCGAAGCCGGTGACCAGCGTCTGGCCGAACTCGGACTTGAACTCCTGGAAGCGGGAGCCGTCCACGACCCGCGCGATGATCTCGCGGGCGTCGTACGGGGTGCGCGAGTCGACGGGGACCGCGCCGTACAGCCCGGCCGGGTCCACCTTCGGCTCCTCCGGGGCCTCGACCGACCAGGGCAGGGCCCCGCGCTCGGGCAGGGTCGCCACGATGTTCCGTACGATCCGCAGCGCGTGCGCGTCGTCCTCCGCGAGGTGGTCCGTCACGCCGGAGACCCGGGAGTGGACCTCGCCGCCGCCGAGCTCCTCGGCCGTGACGACCTCACCGGTGGCGGCCTTCACCAGCGGCGGTCCGCCGAGGAAGATCGTGCCCTGGTTGCGGACGATGACGGCCTCGTCGCTCATGGCCGGCACGTACGCCCCGCCCGCGGTGCAGGAGCCGAGGACGGCGGCGATCTGCGGGATGCCAGCACCCGACATGCGCGCCTGGTTGTAGAAGATCCGGCCGAAGTGCTCGCGGTCCGGGAAGACCTCGTCCTGCATGGGCAGGAAGGCACCGCCGGAGTCGACCAGGTAGAGGCAGGGGAGACGATTCTCCAGGGCCACTTCCTGGGCGCGCAGGTGCTTCTTGACGGTCATCGGGTAGTACGTGCCGCCCTTGACGGTGGCGTCGTTCGCGACGATCACGCACTCGCGGCCGCTGACCCGGCCGATGCCCGCGATGACTCCGGCCGCGGGGGCGGCGCCCCCGTACATCCCCTCGGCGGCCAGCGGGGCCAGCTCCAGGAAGGGCGAGCCCGGGTCGAGGAGGGTGTCCACGCGGTCGCGCGGGAGGAGCTTCCCGCGGGCGGTGTGGCGGGCGCGGGCCTTCTCCCCGCCGCCGAGCCGGGCCGCGTCGAGCCGGGCCCGCAGGCCCTCGGACAGCTCGCGGTGGGCGGCCTCGTTGGTCCGCCAGGCCTCGGACGCCGGGTCCGCGGCGCTCGTCAGCACTGGTGCCTGCTGCATCGGTCGAGCTCCCTTGCTCGTTCCAGGCGGTTAATGAGCGTTAACGCTCGTGGGGCTCAGGTTAACGACCGCTAACGGCCCTGTCTAGAATGGTTTCCCATGAGCACCAGAGCGGCCGCCCCGACCCGACGCGAGCAGATCCTCAGTGAGGCCGCCCGCCTCTTCGCCGCGCGCGGGTTCCACGGCGTCGGCGTGGACGAGATAGGGGCCGCGGTCGGCATCAGCGGCCCCGGCCTGTACCGGCACTTCGCGGGCAAGGACGCCATGCTCGCCGAGCTGCTCGTCGGCATCAGCGAACGCCTCCTCACCGGCGGCCGGCACAGGGTCGCCGAGGCGGCCGGGGACCCGGCCGGCGTCCTGTCCTCCCTCATCGACGGCCACATCGACTTCGCCCTCGACGACCGCGCGCTGATCACCCTCCACGACCGCGAGCTCGACCGGCTGCGGGAGGCGGACCGCAAGCTCGTACGGCAGCTCCAGCGCCAGTACGTCGAGCTGTGGGTGGAGGTCGTACGGGAACTGCACCCCCAGGTCGGCGAGGCGGAGGTACGGGTCGCCGTGCACGCCGTCTTCGGCCTGCTCAACTCCACCCCGCACCTGGCCGCGCTCGGCCGGGAGGCCACCGAGGCGCTGCTGCGCCGCCTGGCGCACGGGGCCTTCGGGGCCCTGTCGGCATGACCCGGGGCGTCCGCGGGCCGGACTGGACGCGCCGCCTCCGCCCCGGCGGCGGCAGAATGGCGCGTATGCCGAAGCCGATAGAGACGCCCGTACCCACCCGCGCCGAGCTCGTCGACCATCTGGTCCGCACCCGGATCGCGGGGCAGGTCGCGACGCCGCGCGAGAACAACCTCTCCCACTACCGCAAGCTCGCCAACGGCGACCGGCACTACTGGCTCGGCCTTGAACTCGGCGACCGCTGGACCGACGAGCAGGACGTCCTCGCCGTGATGGCCGAGCGCTGCGGCGTCGTGGACGACCCGGCGTTCCGTTTCGGCCAGGACACCATCGACCCGGAGCTGACCGTGGCCGGCCTGGACCGGCTGGCGGCCCGCCTGCGCAAGGCGGCGGCCGACCGGCAGAGCGTCCTGCTGGCCACCGGCCACCCGGGCGGCCTGCTGGACGTCCACCGCGCGACGGCGGCGGCCCTGCGGGCGGCCGGCTGCGAGATCGTCGTCATCCCGTCCGGCCTGACGGCCGACGAGGGCTCGGTGTGGCAGTTCGCGGACGTCGCCGTACTGGAACGCGGCGCGACCCTGTGGCACACCCATTCGCCGGAGCCGATGGCGGCGATCCTGGACGGCCTGACGGCCGCGGGCCGCCCGCAGCCGGACCTGGTCGTGGCCGACCACGGCTGGGCGGGCTGCGCGGCCCAGCGCGGCCTGGACGCGGTCGGCTACGCCGACTGCAACGACCCGGCCCTCTTCATCGGCGAGGCCGAGGGCACCCTCCAGGTGACGATCCCCCTGGACGACCACGTCCGCGACCCGCGCTACTACGACCCGATGGTGGCGTACCTGCTGCACGCGGCGGGCCTGCACTGACGGCACCGGCCCGGCGGAGACAGTGAGAAGCCCCGGCGGTATTCACGCCGGGGCTTCTCACTGTCATCCCAATGCCGGCAGGCGACAAGTCGTCGCCACGGTGCAGGGGTCCGGTTCGATCTGGGCGAAAGTTGGATCCTTGTCGCGCCGGGACCGTCCCTAGGAAGATCCCTTCGGGGTGAGGGCGGCTGAACCTCCCGGGAAGCGCCTACGGACTGTCCAACTTCCCTCTGCAGGCTTCCGACCCAAGAGTCGAGCCCCAGTCGATGTCTTTCGACTGGGGCCCTCTCTGATTCCAATATCTATTTGTGCACCCTCAGATGCTGGAGTTAGTTCTCATTTCTGATGCCCCAGTTCAGCCCGGCCGTCGTGATGTCAAGACGACTTGCAGGTCGAGATTCCCAGCTGACCTGGTCGGTCCAGAATTGATCATCGACTCCTTCGGCCGAGAAGGTTGCAAACCCGGACATGCATTCGTCGCACTCCAGGTAGATTCGATCGATGTCTGTACGCATCATGAAAATGAGGAGGCCGTTATTGCAGGTCGTGCACCCCAGCCAGGACTCGATTGGAGTGTCATCCTGCGGATGGGTATCCTGTGATGAGTTTATTTTTATCCCTCACTAGAATTTCAATATGAGTGTACGACTGACCAACGCCCTGGGCGAGTTTCCCGCTCTCGTAGCCGACTATTCGACCCATTGGGATGCGGTACATGTCCGCACCATTTTTACCGCCGCCGGGAACTGGCTTTAGGCCTAGCTTCTCTTTGACGGCCCATGCTTCATTCAGCATGGAATATGCATCGCCCGTCGATCCGGTATTCTCATCCCAGAATACGCCGTGGCTTTCCCTGTCTGGCGCGTCCACTTCGTGACGACGGACATGCTCGGGGCGTGTCTGCCCATTTTTGCTGACAATTGACCAATCCAGGCAGGTATTGTGGACGAGGAGAGGTGTCTCGCCCGCCATCACATAGTACGTATGGATGTCTGCTACGGAGAAGTTGTAGGTCTTGACGTGGTCGCTGAATGCGCGGTTGTTCGTGACAATCGCAGTAGTGCCGCTCGCGGTTGCCAGTGTCATGCCGGGACGGAGATCAGCGGCCTCCACCCAGGACTTTTCGGAGGGTGACCAGAAGGGGTGTTCGTGTGTCGCCGTTATCTCGTCGATTCCGGCAGGCGTGGCAATCGAAAGTGTGTTGAGATCGCGAACGCCCTCCGTCCGGATGAGTTTTTCAACCCGCTTTGCTGCTGATTCGCCCGTGATTGGGTCGGTAGCAAGAACCAGGTCGCCGACTTGGATTTCCTCGATCTTCTTCTGGGAGCCGTCCGCCATCAGGACAAGCGTTCCGGCAAGGAAGCACTGACCCCCCTTCATTTTGCCCAGCCTCAGGAGCTTCGGTCCTGGAATCAGAGCCAGAGCGAGGCCGGCGACTTGAGCCTCAGTTGATTCGAGATCGAGTCCCTGCTCTGTGGCCCAGGAGTCGAACGCGTCCGACTCCAGGTTGCATTCCGGTGAGGTGTTGAGGAAGCAGTGAGGGTCTGTCGTCATTTCGGCGGCATTTTCGGCCGCGTGAATGGATGCGCTGACAAATCCCGCAACTGCGTTAGCGGCCCCTGCGCCATCCATGTTCTTCGGGGGACAGAAGCGCACGCCGACGCAACGGTTGCCATCACCCTTGGGTCCCTTGGATCCCTTGGGTGCCTTGGGAGGGGCGCTGCAGTCCGTCCAGCACCGGTCTTTGTAGTACCTGTTGTGGTGTTTGGTCGCGGCCTGGACGACGCTCTGGGGGGAGGACTGGAAGCCGCGGTCCTCGTTTCCGCCTTCGAAGTACTTGAGGCCGTCGGGGTCGGAGTAGGTGAAGGGGTTGTTCGCGGCGTAGGTGTAGCCGTGGAGTTGCTGCGAGTCCTTCAGATCCATGATCGGGTCCACCGAGATGAAGCGGCCGATCAGGGGGTCGTATTCGCGGGCTCCGATGTGGGTCAGGCCGCTGTCGTTGTCCTTTGTTCCTCCGACGAAGGTTTTTTCGCCGGTCCACGTCGTCGGCTGGGTGCCACGGGCTTCGCCGAACAGGCCCGTCTTGCGACGGGTGACCGTCTGGGTTGCGTCGGCGGTCACCTGAGTGCTGCCGGTGTTGTGGTGGTCGTTGAGGGTGAAGGCGAGTTTGCCGCCCGTGCGCACGGCGACGTCGCCGTAGTAGCGGGTGCCGGTGACCGTGCCGGACTTGTCGAGCATCAGCTCGTTGCCGTTCGGCAGGTACAGAGTGGTGGCGTCCTTCTCCTTGCGCAGGATTCGGTTGCCGGCTGTGTCGTAGATGAACCCGTCGGTGGTCAGGCCCTGGGCAAGGGACTTGAGGCGCCCCTCCGCGTCCCAGTCGAGGTACTGGGTCTCACCCGTGCCGCTCTTGCGGGTCTTGGTGTTGCCTGTCGCGTCGTACGTGAAGGTCTCGTCGTGCGGGTCGGTGCCAGTCTGGGTGACCTTCGGGAGGTCGTGCTTTCCGGGCGTCGGGGGCGCGTACGTGCGTACGGTGTCCGCCGCCGGGCCCGAGGCGGCCTTGTGCTTGGTCTCCGTCTTGCGGTTGCCGACGGCGTCGTAGGTGTACGTGGTCCAGTACGGGTCCTCGCCGCCGATGACGGCAGCAGAAGGCGCGGCCGCGCAGGTCTCGCCCTTGTTCGTCCACGCCTCGGTGATGCGGCGCAGGGAGTCGAGGTTGACGCACTGGGTGTCCGTGGTCCGGGCGGCGTCCTGGCCGTAGGCCGAGGCGATCGCCGTCAGGTTGCCGACGGGGTCGTTGGTGTACCGGGTGTCCTCGAGCCGCGTCGGTGCCACATCGCGGTCGATGACCGCGCGCACGAGTGCGCCGGTGTGGCCGTCGTACTCGTTGGAACGGTAGAGGCGCTGGTCGGACGCACCCAGTTCCTGCGTGATGGTGCGGCCGTAGTGGTCGTGGGTAGTGGCGTTGATCAGGCGGTTGTTGCCCGCTGCCGTACTCCTGAGCAGACCGGACACCGACTTGTAGGTGTATCCCATGGTCTCGGCCGGCAGGCCGCCCATGGCGGGCTGCCGGGTTGAGAGGACCTGGCCGGTGATGTTGTAGACGTTCGTCCACGCGTAGGTGCCGGCCAGCGCGCCGGTGTCGGGTGTGGACGGGACGATGAACTGGCTGTCGAGCGGCTGGTACAGGTCGTTGTAGGACAGAACCTGTGAGGTGTAGGCCTTGCCGTCCACGTGGCGGGTCGACTGCGAGAGCTGCCCCTTGGCCACGGTGTCATAGACGGTCGAGGTCAGGGTGGTCGCACCCTGCTTGGTGGCGACGACGCGGCCCAGGTCGTCGTAGTCGGTGTGCAGGGTGATGCCGCGGGCGTCGGTGATGTCGGTGACGCGGTCACCCGTGTCGTACACGGTCTTGGTGAGGCCCCTGTCCGGGTCGTTCACCTCGACCTGACGTCCGCGGACGTCGTACGTGTAGGTCCACTTGGCGTTGGCCGGGTCGGTTACCTGGGCCAGCTGGCCGAGCTTGTTGTACGTGTACTGGGTCGACTGTGAGGTGGTTCGGGCCGGGTCGGTGTACTGCTTGACCTCGACCGTGCGCCCCAGCGCGTCGACGGCTGTGGTGGTCGTGGTGCCGCCCTGCGGTGGGACGACCGTGGTCGTGTCGCCCGTGTAGCTGGTCGTCGTGCGCTTGGTCTCGACGCCGTTCTTCTTGGCGATCACCGCCGTGGGGCGGCCGGCGCCGTCGAAGAGGGTGTCCGCGGAGGAGGGGTAGGTGAGTTCCTGTCCGGTGACCAGGTCGGGCGAGGGGGCGCCGTCGGCGTAGTACGTGCCGGAGGTGCGCCAGGCCAGGCCGCGCGTGTCGTAGAAGATCTCGGTGACCAGTCGTCCGGCGAGGTCGGGCGACTGGGTCTGGGTCTGCCGCTCGCGCAGCAGACCGTCCTGGATGGAGTGGACGACCGAATACTTCTTGTCGTGCGTGAGCGTCTTGGACGTGACGACGTTGGGGCCGCTGTTGCGGACGGTGTACTCGAAGATGCGACTCGGCTGGTTGGGGTTCGCCTCTTCCGTCCAGTTGGGTGCCCACACCTTCGTGACCCGGCCGAGGGCGTCGTACGCCGACGTGGTGACCTTGCCGTTGGGGTCGGTGGCCTTGGTGGGCTGGCCGCGCAGCGGGTCGAGCCGGCTGGTGACGGTGTGTCCCAGCGGGTTCGTCGCCGTCATCGTGGTCGGGACCTCACCCGTCGTGGGCGTGTATGCGGTGGTGGTCACCTTCCCGTAGGTGTCGGCGGCGGCCAGGGGCCGGCCGTAGAGGTCGTAGCAGAGCTCGTTGCCGGCAGCGCCGCAGGTCGACGGGATGGTCGACGCGATGTCGTAGCCGTCTCCCTTGCCGTTGATCCTCTCGGTCTTCGTCACCAGGCCCCGGCCGGAGACGGAGCCGAGCGCGCTGTTGTCGTAGTACGTACGGGTGTCGCCGATGAGGTCGGCCGTCGTGGCTCCGGTCGTCCCGCACGGCAGCGCGACGGTCCTGACCTGGCTCTGTCGGTCCAGGATCCACGTCGCGGTGTTGCGTGCGTAGGTGGTCGTGGTGCAGGACTCGTCACCGGTCTTGGCGGTGTCGCCCGTGCTCGACTCCCACTCGACCATGCCGTAGCCGTCGAACTGACGACTCCTCTCGGTCGTCCGGGTGCCGCCGGTGACGGTCGTACGGCTGGACTCCTTCTGGACGTTCGTTTTATAGGAGACGAGGTCTGGCAGACCAGGACGCAGCCGCTTGGCTACCGCGTCTGAACGCCACGGAGTGCTCGACGTCGCGCCCACGAGCTTCGCGGTGTCATCGCCCTCGTAGGTGGCCGTCTCACGGACCATGCCCGCGAACTCGGGACGGTCGGTGACCGCAGCTCCCGTACCGTCCTTGACTTCCTTGCCGTCGAGGCCGCGGAAGTAGCGGGTCTCCGACAGCGTCTTCGGGTCACTGGCGGCACCGGTACGGGTCTGGACGAGTCCATAGCCTCGCGCAATGGAGTGGACGCGGTCCTCGGACTTGGTGAACTCGCTGGTGTCCTTGTCCCAGGCCGCTCCGCCGACATAGGCGTAGGAGGTCACCTTGTCGGGTGTCGAAGCGAGGTTGTCACCCTCCACGATCTGGTTGACGACGTAGGTGTTGAACCAGTCGAGCTTGGAGGTGTCACCCTCCCAGGCCCACTTCACCGGGAAGCAGCGGGTGGTGTTGGTCCCGTCCGAGGCCGGGAGCGTGGTGGGGGTGCAGTCCTGCTGCGAGTAGGTGACGCCGATGGTGCCACCGGTCTCGGTGTTCACCTGGGACATCCGCAGCCGGACGTAGGGGGCCAGACCGTCGCCGGTCTTGTCCACCCGGTTCGGCCGCTGCTCGCCCGCGAAGGTGACGGGGTCGAGCCGGATGTCGTCCGCGGCACCCGCCTTGGCGGTGCGGGTGATGGACTTCAGCCACATCGGGGTGGAGATGCCGTCACCGGCCGGCGGGAAGTTCTGGTCCAGGGTCCAGGAGTCGACGTCCTGGTAGGCGCCACCGGTGAGGAGCTTGGTGTGGATCGCGGTGAGGCGCATCCGTGACCAGAACGTCGGCGAGTACTGCCCCTTGCACTCCGTCGAGCCGTCCTTGCAGAACAGGTCGTAGGGGGAGTCGGGCCAGTTCTTGGCGTTGGCCTCGTCGAAGGTGCCGCAGTTGGTGAGGCAGCGCTCGCTGACGCCGAACTGCACCTGCGCCATCGCCTTGCCGCTGTAGACGGCGTCGGAGCGCAGGCCGTAGTCGATGCGGTCCAGCCAGCCGCCCCGGATGTACGGGGTGACCGTGGCCTTGCCGGTGGTCATGGAGACGTTGCGACCGTAGTTGTTGGTCTCGGTCTTCCAGTAGTACGCCATCGCGTCACCCCCGGGGGTGACCACGTAGTCGAGCTGCCAGCGCCAGGCCTGCTTGCACCAGGCGCTCGCGAACGAGGCGTTGTAGCAGGGCTCACCCGCCTGGTTGCCGAAGACGGGCGCGGTCCAGGCCGAGTTCGTCGTCGGCGTGGAGGCGTCCTTCCAGCCCGGGAGACGGTTCAGACCGAAGAAGTACTGCGTGCCGTCGGTCGTGGTGATCTTCCAGTGCTCACCGTCGTTGTCGCCGTTGACGGCGCCGGTGAGCTTCTCGACCTTCTCGCCCGAGTCGGAGGCCGGGTGCCAGCCCTTGCCCTGCTCGTAGACGAGCTCGGTCGACTTGCCGCCCAGCGACAGCGTGGCGTTGTCGTTGAACCAGCACTGGTCGCCGACCTTGGCGGTGTTGGTGCCACCGGTCTTGTCGTCGTTGCAGGGCTTGTATCTGCGCTCGATGAAGCCGGGCTCCCAGGACCAGCCGTCACCGATCCACGAACCCTGGCTGTTGGACATGCCCGTACGGCCGTCCACGGACTGGGAGTTGTAGTTCAGCGAGATCTGCGGACCCAGACCACCGGGCACTCCCGGCGTCGTGACGGGGTAGGACCAGGAGAAGGCACCCGTCGAGCCGCCCGCGCTCCACGAGCCCGACGGCTGGAGCGAGGTCGCCTTGTAGTCACCCGTCGAGCCGGCGTCCCCGGCCGTCGCGGCCAACACGGTCGCGCCGCCCGAGGCCGCTGCCTTCGCCGCCGGAGCCCCCGCGGACTTGCCGGACCCGGCCGTGGCCGCGCCCACCGCGTCGACCTGCGCGGACAGCTTGCCCGTGCGCGTGTCGTTCTGCGTCCGCAGCGGCGTCTGAGTACGGCACTCCGCCCGGTCGGGGGTTGTCAGCGCACACGCCGGAAGCTCCACCAGGCGCAGCCGAGAGGCGTAGTCGCCGCCGTAGGCACCCCGGAAGGAGTTGTAGTCCACCTCCACCGTGGCGGACGAGGGCTGCGCGCCGCCGTCCGAGCGGCCGACCGAGAGCAGGACGCCGTCGACGCCCGCCTTGCGTGCCGCGTCCTTCCCGACGACGGAGACCTTGACCTTCGACGGCGCTTCGGCCGCCTTCCCCGGCGCGACATGGACCGCGACCGGGAGCTTGCCCGCTTGCTGCGAGCCCGAGCCGAGGACCGGCCCCTGGGCGGCCCCCGACAGGAAGGACTTCGAGACCGGACCGGGAGCGGCAGCCAGGGCCACCTCGGCGGAACCGGCCGCCGGCCAGGAGACCTTCGGCGACTTCCACGCGGTCGCACCCGCGTCGTCGGCCTTCTTCGCTCCGCCCGTGCGCACCGGCTTGACCGGTACGGCCTTCGGCTGCTTGACCTCGGGCAACGACGGCTTGGATTTGCTGTCGGCTACGGCAACCGCGCCGGGCAGCAGGCCGGAGAGGACGGCTGCGGCCAATGCCACGGAAAGCCCTCTCTTACGAGATTTTCTCACACCCCACCCCATGCTTCAGGAAATATTTACCGGCGCAGGCTAACAGTCGGAATTCCCTCGGGCCCGCCGGTTCGGCGATGGTGCTAATTCGACCCCGAACGCGCTTGTTACCGCAAAGTAGACCTTGCGGTAACAATCGGGCAGCTTTCCTGAAGGCGCCATCAAAAGCGCAGTTCAAGAGGGGTGGGTGTCGGTGGAGCCGAGTAGAGTCTCCCGGGGAAATCGGACAGATGGAGTTCATGTGAGAAGAAGACAGGGCCTTCCCGGCGTGCCGGGGAGGCGGGGGATTTCCAGGGCCATTTCACTGGCCCTGATAACCGGAATTGCGGCTACCGGTTTGTCGGTGGTGCACCCGCCGGCGACTGCGGCCGCCGCCGTGGATCCGGTGGCCGAGGGGTCCATGACCCCGGAGGATTTCGCGCTTGCCAAGGCGAAGGAGACCGGACAGCCCTACGAGCTGACCTCGGCCCGCACCGAGAACTCGGACACCTGGGCGCTGCCGACGGGCAAGTGGTCGACCAAGCGGCACGGTACGACCGTGCGCGTGCGCCAGGACGGCATCTGGGTGCCCACCGACCCGACGCTGCAGTTCGCGGCGGACGGGAAGGTCAAGCCCAAGGCCTCGGCGGTCGCGATCGCCTTCTCCGGCGGCGGCACCGGCCCACTGCTGACCGGTGTGAAGAACGGCCGGACCCTGTCGTTCACCTGGCCGCAGTCGCTGCCCAAGCCGACGCTCTCCGGGAACGTGGCCACGTACGCCAACGTGCTCCCGGACGTGGACCTTCAGCTGAAGGCCGAGGTCGAGGGCTTCTCCCAGCTGCTGGTGGTCAAGACCCCCGCGGCCGCGCAGCACCCCGACCTCGCGACGCTTCGGTTCAAGCTGGACACGGTGGGCCTGAACGTCACCAAGGACG
This window encodes:
- a CDS encoding acetyl-CoA carboxylase biotin carboxylase subunit; translation: MFSTVLVANRGEIAVRVIRTLRELGIRSVAVFSDADADARHVREADTAVRIGPAAAAESYLSVERLLDAAKRTGAEAVHPGYGFLAENAAFARACTDAGLAFIGPPASAISLMGDKIRAKETVKAAGVPVVPGSSGSGLSDAELVAAASEIGMPVLLKPSAGGGGKGMRLVRDEAVLAEEIAAARREARSSFGDDTLLVERWVDRPRHIEIQVMADAHGNVVHLGERECSLQRRHQKVIEEAPSVLLDEKTRAAMGAAAVDAARSCGYVGAGTVEFIVPGGDPSSYYFMEMNTRLQVEHPVTELITGLDLVELQLRVASGEALPVTQDDIRLTGHAIEARVCAEDPARGFLPSGGTVLALSEPSGGAVRTDSGLTAGVPVGSTYDPMLSKVIVHGPDRATALRMLRGALADTVILGVQTNAGFLRRLLAHPDVVSGELDTGLVERDLPALLPEGVPDEVYAAAALLAGTAPEPPAAGWVDPFDAASGWRLGGTPAWTVHHFRLPGQDPVEVRTRQLGAEQEILLDAVGGGAPARGRIVALTRDAVTVELDGVTHRFSHAASPEGTWLGRDGDSWHVQRHDPVSAHGAAGAGADTLAAPMPGTVTVVKVAVGDRVTAGQSLLVVEAMKMEHVMSAPHAGTVTELDVSPGTTVAMDQVLAVVTPDEEEAA
- a CDS encoding phosphatase, which translates into the protein MARMPKPIETPVPTRAELVDHLVRTRIAGQVATPRENNLSHYRKLANGDRHYWLGLELGDRWTDEQDVLAVMAERCGVVDDPAFRFGQDTIDPELTVAGLDRLAARLRKAAADRQSVLLATGHPGGLLDVHRATAAALRAAGCEIVVIPSGLTADEGSVWQFADVAVLERGATLWHTHSPEPMAAILDGLTAAGRPQPDLVVADHGWAGCAAQRGLDAVGYADCNDPALFIGEAEGTLQVTIPLDDHVRDPRYYDPMVAYLLHAAGLH
- a CDS encoding carboxyl transferase domain-containing protein → MQQAPVLTSAADPASEAWRTNEAAHRELSEGLRARLDAARLGGGEKARARHTARGKLLPRDRVDTLLDPGSPFLELAPLAAEGMYGGAAPAAGVIAGIGRVSGRECVIVANDATVKGGTYYPMTVKKHLRAQEVALENRLPCLYLVDSGGAFLPMQDEVFPDREHFGRIFYNQARMSGAGIPQIAAVLGSCTAGGAYVPAMSDEAVIVRNQGTIFLGGPPLVKAATGEVVTAEELGGGEVHSRVSGVTDHLAEDDAHALRIVRNIVATLPERGALPWSVEAPEEPKVDPAGLYGAVPVDSRTPYDAREIIARVVDGSRFQEFKSEFGQTLVTGFARIHGHPVGIIANNGILFAESAQKGAHFIELCDQRGIPLLFLQNISGFMVGRDYEAGGIAKHGAKMVTAVACTRVPKLTVVVGGSYGAGNYSMCGRAYSPRFLWMWPNAKISVMGGEQAASVLATVKRDQIEGAGQEWPAEDEEAFKAPVRAQYEEQGNAYYATARLWDDGVIDPLETRQVLGLALTACANAPLGQKDQTQPGFGIFRM
- a CDS encoding TetR/AcrR family transcriptional regulator, producing the protein MSTRAAAPTRREQILSEAARLFAARGFHGVGVDEIGAAVGISGPGLYRHFAGKDAMLAELLVGISERLLTGGRHRVAEAAGDPAGVLSSLIDGHIDFALDDRALITLHDRELDRLREADRKLVRQLQRQYVELWVEVVRELHPQVGEAEVRVAVHAVFGLLNSTPHLAALGREATEALLRRLAHGAFGALSA